The bacterium genome window below encodes:
- a CDS encoding sugar phosphate isomerase/epimerase: MTSPQVLGFCSVSALDRPLVDAARMALDAGCDGLEVTARPPHLDPMGSLEAIADQGRAVRDTGLEIFTYGSYFGRDRPLSEADALRAAEIAEALGAPLLRVWAECGPEEDANDTVRHLQLVCDAAADRGVTVVVERHQGSLADTPERVEALLAGVDRTNFALNYQVLDLLPQAEIPNQPADAERLVRHARYFHLKNYQLKPDGEGPLLPGGSLEKGVLDYRTLLHAALGAGYTGPMTIEFLSFDDRPLEERLAADVAWVRRVLEEWATASSQ; encoded by the coding sequence ATGACATCGCCGCAGGTCCTGGGTTTCTGCTCGGTCTCCGCTCTCGACCGTCCGCTCGTCGATGCTGCCCGGATGGCGTTGGATGCGGGCTGTGACGGACTCGAGGTAACCGCCCGGCCACCGCATCTGGATCCGATGGGAAGCCTCGAAGCCATCGCCGACCAGGGCCGGGCCGTGCGCGATACCGGTTTGGAGATCTTCACCTACGGCTCGTACTTCGGGCGGGATCGGCCGCTCTCGGAAGCGGACGCACTTCGTGCAGCGGAGATTGCAGAGGCCCTGGGAGCACCCTTGCTGCGGGTCTGGGCAGAGTGCGGTCCCGAGGAAGACGCCAACGATACCGTTCGGCACCTGCAGCTCGTCTGCGATGCGGCGGCCGACCGCGGTGTCACGGTCGTCGTCGAACGCCATCAGGGGTCCCTCGCCGATACGCCGGAACGCGTGGAAGCGCTGTTGGCCGGAGTCGACCGCACCAACTTCGCTCTCAACTATCAAGTGCTCGATCTGCTTCCCCAAGCGGAGATTCCGAACCAGCCCGCCGATGCCGAGCGTCTGGTCCGCCATGCTCGCTACTTCCATCTGAAGAATTATCAGCTGAAGCCGGACGGCGAGGGCCCACTCCTTCCCGGCGGTTCCCTTGAAAAAGGTGTCCTCGACTACCGGACGCTGCTGCACGCCGCGCTCGGCGCGGGTTACACAGGCCCCATGACCATCGAATTCCTCTCTTTCGACGACCGCCCGTTGGAGGAGAGGTTGGCCGCGGATGTGGCCTGGGTGCGCAGGGTGCTCGAGGAATGGGCCACCGCTAGCTCGCAGTGA